One Canis lupus dingo isolate Sandy chromosome 3, ASM325472v2, whole genome shotgun sequence DNA window includes the following coding sequences:
- the LOC112654130 gene encoding 60S ribosomal protein L31-like, whose translation MAPAKKGGEKKKGRSAINKVVTREYTINIHKHIHGFKKRAPWALKEIRKFAMKEIGTPDVRTDTRLNKAVWAKGIRNVPYRIRVRLSRKRNEDEDSPNKLYTLVTYVPVTTFKNLQTVNVDEN comes from the coding sequence ATGGCTCCCGCAAAGAAGGGTGGTGAGAAGAAGAAGGGCCGTTCTGCCATCAACAaggtagtgaccagagaatacACCATCAACATTCACAAACATATCCATGGTTTCAAGAAGCGTGCCCCTTGGGCACTCAAAGAGATCCggaaatttgccatgaaggagaTAGGAACTCCAGATGTGCGCActgacaccaggctcaacaaagctgtctgggccaaaggaataaggaatgttccataccGTATCCGTGTGCGGTTGTCCAGAAAACGTAACgaggatgaagattcaccaaacaagctctacacACTGGTTACCTATgtacctgtcaccactttcaaaaaCCTACAAACTgttaatgtggatgagaactaa